From the genome of Pungitius pungitius chromosome 21, fPunPun2.1, whole genome shotgun sequence, one region includes:
- the adam11 gene encoding disintegrin and metalloproteinase domain-containing protein 11 isoform X1 yields the protein MHAVRCLLFVTVCARCAGTGLREPMGPPAEELVQPKRLLQRIHSEEEMLHSRLDTRIRNYTADARPVHVAQSSFLVEAFGKSFILDLELNHNLLSGDYVERHYDENGQLSQNMGGEHCYYHGRVRGRPGSWAALSTCHGLRGMFSDGTFSYGIEPVGSGQEHNDHVVYRMPDIDLVPTPCPGCSLNATGPGGRTEGEPKDGDRRSEGGEPVSTEILKRSKRQVRRGQRTVQTETKYLELMVVNDHELFVQLRRSAAQTKNFAKAVVNMADAIYKEQLNTRIVLVAMETWSSENRVSVGEDALLTLRDFMKYRKESIKERCDAVHLFSGRTFMSSRSEAAYIGGICSVTRGGGINEFGSVGPMAITLSQSLGQNIGMLRNKERLAAGDCRCPDPWLGCIMEDTGYYLPRKFSRCSIDEYLRFLQQGGGSCLFNKPTKLLDPPECGNGFVEPGEECDCGSLVECARNGANCCKKCTLTHNAMCSNGLCCRDCRYELRGVTCREAVNDCDIPETCMGDSSQCPHNVHKLDGYTCEAGQGRCYGGRCKTRDGQCRTLWGYNSADRFCYEKLNSEGTEKGNCGPDSTGQGWVQCNKQDVLCGLLLCTNLTDRPRFGELQGRVTSLTIHHQNRYLDCRGGHAVLDDGLDMGYVEDGAPCGPNMMCLERRCLPVTTFNLSTCPGSSSSSARICSHHGTCSNEVRCICDPDYTGKDCSVFDPILVPTPPDGPEKYKGPSGTNIIIGSVAGAILVAAIVLGGTGWGFKNIRRGRYDPALQS from the exons ATGCACGCTGTGCGATGCCTGCTGTTCGTTACAGTGTGCGCACGGTGCGCGGGGACAG GTCTGAGGGAACCGATGGGTCCGCCAGCAGAAGAGCTGGTTCAGCCCAAGCGGCTGCTGCAACGGATCCACTCCGAGGAGGAGATGCTCCACAGCCGCCTGGACACGCGGATCAGAAACTACACGGCAGACGCGCGG CCGGTCCACGTGGCGCAGAGCAGCTTCTTGGTGGAGGCCTTCGGCAAGTCCTTCATCCTTGACCTGGAACTCAACCA CAACCTGCTATCCGGAGACTATGTGGAGCGTCACTATGATGAGAATGGGCAGCTGTCACAGAATATG GGCGGCGAGCACTGCTACTACCATGGACGCGTGCGCGGGCGGCCGGGCTCCTGGGCGGCTCTGTCCACCTGCCACGGCCTGCG GGGAATGTTTTCCGATGGCACCTTCTCCTACGGGATCGAACCTGTCGGCAGTGGACAG GAACACAATGACCACGTTGTGTATCGGATGCCGGACATTGACCTCGTCCCAACTCCCTGTCCAG gATGCTCTTTGAACGCCACGGGGCCCGGGGGGCGGACAGAGGGTGAGCCAAAGGATGGAGACAGACGATCTGAGGGGGGCGAGCCTGTTTCAACAGAAATCCTGAAACGCTCAAAAAGACAA GTGCGGAGAGGTCAGCGCACGGTTCAGACTGAGACGAAGTACCTCGAGCTGATGGTGGTGAACGACCACGAGCTG TTTGTGCAGCTTCGCCGGTCTGCCGCTCAGACGAAGAACTTTGCCAAAGCGGTGGTGAACATGGCCGATGCT ATCTACAAGGAGCAGCTCAACACTCGCATCGTCCTGGTGGCCAtggaaacctggtcttctgagAACAGGGTCTCGGTGGGTGAGGACGCCTTGCTCACTCTGCGTGACTTCATGAAGTACAGGAAGGAGAGCATCAAGGAACGCTGCGACGCCGTCCACCTCTTCTC AGGGAGGACGTTCATGAGCAGCCGCAGTGAAGCGGCCTACATCGGGGGCATCTGCTCAGTCACCAGGGGCGGAGGCATCAACGAA TTCGGCAGTGTGGGTCCCATGGCCATCACGTTGAGTCAAAGCCTTGGCCAGAACATCGGCATGCTGAGGAACAAAGAGCGACTGGCCGCAG GAGACTGCAGGTGTCCTGACCCGTGGCTGGGCTGCATCATGGAGGACACGGG TTACTACCTGCCCAGGAAGTTCTCCCGCTGTAGTATAGATGAGTACTTGCGATTCCTCCAGCAGGGAGGAGGCAGCTGTCTCTTCAACAAGCCCACCAAG TTGTTGGACCCACCAGAGTGTGGGAATGGATTCGTGGAGCCGGGAGAGGAATGTGACTGTGGATCGCTCGTG gagTGTGCACGGAACGGCGCCAACTGCTGTAAGAAGTGCAcccttacccacaatgcaatgtgCAGCAACGGGCTCTGCTGCCGGGACTGCAGG taCGAGCTGAGAGGGGTGACTTGCCGCGAGGCTGTCAACGACTGTGACATCCCCGAGACCTGCATGGGAGACTCCAGCCAG TGTCCTCATAACGTCCACAAGCTGGATGGCTACACGTGCGAAGCTGGACAG GGTCGGTGTTACGGAGGTCGCTGTAAGACCAGAGACGGACAGTGCAGGACGCTGTGGGGCTACA ACTCGGCCGACAGGTTCTGCTACGAAAAGCTTAATTCTGAGGGCACAGAGAAAGGAAACTGTGGTCCGGACTCCACTGGTCAGGGATGGGTGCAGTGCAACAAACA GGACGTCCTGTGCGGCTTACTGCTGTGCACCAATCTGACGGATAGGCCGAGGTTTGGTGAACTTCAGGGGAGGGTCACCAGCCTGACCATCCACCATCAGAACAGATACCTGGACTGCAG ggGCGGCCACGCCGTGCTGGACGACGGCTTGGACATGGGCTACGTGGAGGACGGGGCGCCGTGCGGCCCAAACATGATGTGTTTGGAGCGCCGCTGCCTCCCCGTCACCACCTTCAACCTCAGCACCTGCCCgggctcctcgtcctcgtccgcGCGCATCTGCTCGCATCACGGG ACTTGCAGCAATGAGGTGAGGTGTATCTGTGATCCGGACTACACTGGGAAGGACTGTAGTGTGTTCGACCCGATCCTCGTGCCCACGCCGCCGGATGGCCCGGAGAAATACAAAG GTCCCAGTGGCACCAATATAATAATAGGTTCGGTTGCTGGTGCAATTCTGGTGGCAGCAATCGTCCTCGGGGGAACTGGATGGGGATTTAA AAACATCCGGAGAGGAAGGTACGACCCCGCCTTGCAGTCCTGA
- the adam11 gene encoding disintegrin and metalloproteinase domain-containing protein 11 isoform X2: protein MHAVRCLLFVTVCARCAGTGLREPMGPPAEELVQPKRLLQRIHSEEEMLHSRLDTRIRNYTADARPVHVAQSSFLVEAFGKSFILDLELNHNLLSGDYVERHYDENGQLSQNMGGEHCYYHGRVRGRPGSWAALSTCHGLRGMFSDGTFSYGIEPVGSGQEHNDHVVYRMPDIDLVPTPCPGCSLNATGPGGRTEGEPKDGDRRSEGGEPVSTEILKRSKRQVRRGQRTVQTETKYLELMVVNDHELFVQLRRSAAQTKNFAKAVVNMADAIYKEQLNTRIVLVAMETWSSENRVSVGEDALLTLRDFMKYRKESIKERCDAVHLFSGRTFMSSRSEAAYIGGICSVTRGGGINEFGSVGPMAITLSQSLGQNIGMLRNKERLAAGDCRCPDPWLGCIMEDTGYYLPRKFSRCSIDEYLRFLQQGGGSCLFNKPTKLLDPPECGNGFVEPGEECDCGSLVECARNGANCCKKCTLTHNAMCSNGLCCRDCRYELRGVTCREAVNDCDIPETCMGDSSQCPHNVHKLDGYTCEAGQGRCYGGRCKTRDGQCRTLWGYNSADRFCYEKLNSEGTEKGNCGPDSTGQGWVQCNKQDVLCGLLLCTNLTDRPRFGELQGRVTSLTIHHQNRYLDCRGGHAVLDDGLDMGYVEDGAPCGPNMMCLERRCLPVTTFNLSTCPGSSSSSARICSHHGTCSNEVRCICDPDYTGKDCSVFDPILVPTPPDGPEKYKGPSGTNIIIGSVAGAILVAAIVLGGTGWGFKNIRRGRSS, encoded by the exons ATGCACGCTGTGCGATGCCTGCTGTTCGTTACAGTGTGCGCACGGTGCGCGGGGACAG GTCTGAGGGAACCGATGGGTCCGCCAGCAGAAGAGCTGGTTCAGCCCAAGCGGCTGCTGCAACGGATCCACTCCGAGGAGGAGATGCTCCACAGCCGCCTGGACACGCGGATCAGAAACTACACGGCAGACGCGCGG CCGGTCCACGTGGCGCAGAGCAGCTTCTTGGTGGAGGCCTTCGGCAAGTCCTTCATCCTTGACCTGGAACTCAACCA CAACCTGCTATCCGGAGACTATGTGGAGCGTCACTATGATGAGAATGGGCAGCTGTCACAGAATATG GGCGGCGAGCACTGCTACTACCATGGACGCGTGCGCGGGCGGCCGGGCTCCTGGGCGGCTCTGTCCACCTGCCACGGCCTGCG GGGAATGTTTTCCGATGGCACCTTCTCCTACGGGATCGAACCTGTCGGCAGTGGACAG GAACACAATGACCACGTTGTGTATCGGATGCCGGACATTGACCTCGTCCCAACTCCCTGTCCAG gATGCTCTTTGAACGCCACGGGGCCCGGGGGGCGGACAGAGGGTGAGCCAAAGGATGGAGACAGACGATCTGAGGGGGGCGAGCCTGTTTCAACAGAAATCCTGAAACGCTCAAAAAGACAA GTGCGGAGAGGTCAGCGCACGGTTCAGACTGAGACGAAGTACCTCGAGCTGATGGTGGTGAACGACCACGAGCTG TTTGTGCAGCTTCGCCGGTCTGCCGCTCAGACGAAGAACTTTGCCAAAGCGGTGGTGAACATGGCCGATGCT ATCTACAAGGAGCAGCTCAACACTCGCATCGTCCTGGTGGCCAtggaaacctggtcttctgagAACAGGGTCTCGGTGGGTGAGGACGCCTTGCTCACTCTGCGTGACTTCATGAAGTACAGGAAGGAGAGCATCAAGGAACGCTGCGACGCCGTCCACCTCTTCTC AGGGAGGACGTTCATGAGCAGCCGCAGTGAAGCGGCCTACATCGGGGGCATCTGCTCAGTCACCAGGGGCGGAGGCATCAACGAA TTCGGCAGTGTGGGTCCCATGGCCATCACGTTGAGTCAAAGCCTTGGCCAGAACATCGGCATGCTGAGGAACAAAGAGCGACTGGCCGCAG GAGACTGCAGGTGTCCTGACCCGTGGCTGGGCTGCATCATGGAGGACACGGG TTACTACCTGCCCAGGAAGTTCTCCCGCTGTAGTATAGATGAGTACTTGCGATTCCTCCAGCAGGGAGGAGGCAGCTGTCTCTTCAACAAGCCCACCAAG TTGTTGGACCCACCAGAGTGTGGGAATGGATTCGTGGAGCCGGGAGAGGAATGTGACTGTGGATCGCTCGTG gagTGTGCACGGAACGGCGCCAACTGCTGTAAGAAGTGCAcccttacccacaatgcaatgtgCAGCAACGGGCTCTGCTGCCGGGACTGCAGG taCGAGCTGAGAGGGGTGACTTGCCGCGAGGCTGTCAACGACTGTGACATCCCCGAGACCTGCATGGGAGACTCCAGCCAG TGTCCTCATAACGTCCACAAGCTGGATGGCTACACGTGCGAAGCTGGACAG GGTCGGTGTTACGGAGGTCGCTGTAAGACCAGAGACGGACAGTGCAGGACGCTGTGGGGCTACA ACTCGGCCGACAGGTTCTGCTACGAAAAGCTTAATTCTGAGGGCACAGAGAAAGGAAACTGTGGTCCGGACTCCACTGGTCAGGGATGGGTGCAGTGCAACAAACA GGACGTCCTGTGCGGCTTACTGCTGTGCACCAATCTGACGGATAGGCCGAGGTTTGGTGAACTTCAGGGGAGGGTCACCAGCCTGACCATCCACCATCAGAACAGATACCTGGACTGCAG ggGCGGCCACGCCGTGCTGGACGACGGCTTGGACATGGGCTACGTGGAGGACGGGGCGCCGTGCGGCCCAAACATGATGTGTTTGGAGCGCCGCTGCCTCCCCGTCACCACCTTCAACCTCAGCACCTGCCCgggctcctcgtcctcgtccgcGCGCATCTGCTCGCATCACGGG ACTTGCAGCAATGAGGTGAGGTGTATCTGTGATCCGGACTACACTGGGAAGGACTGTAGTGTGTTCGACCCGATCCTCGTGCCCACGCCGCCGGATGGCCCGGAGAAATACAAAG GTCCCAGTGGCACCAATATAATAATAGGTTCGGTTGCTGGTGCAATTCTGGTGGCAGCAATCGTCCTCGGGGGAACTGGATGGGGATTTAA AAACATCCGGAGAGGAAG ATCTTCGTGA